Proteins found in one Nocardia brasiliensis ATCC 700358 genomic segment:
- a CDS encoding DMT family transporter has product MVALTDLSILLVAITWGSSYVVMQTVGSAVPAAGFLALRFAAAIPVIALLALRTLPQLTSSEVRNGIAFGFMLYGILILETIGVLHTSAANSGFLITVSVVLVPVLERVLSRRAQPLPVYLATVTALAGCGLLLLSKGGFHPQSGDLIILAAAMIRATQITLFGRSSEGQNQSLVNITLIEFVVVLLLATATSVLTGAPMWRLAGAVSGSNWLLIVYLGVIGTSFAFFAQLRGARRTSSTRVGLILCTEPVFSTLFAVLVAGEQLTVVQWIGGALVVGSAIVGRSLEGARKVPARVVAEPSRHPLRTGPDTTGSGP; this is encoded by the coding sequence ATGGTGGCCCTGACGGATCTGTCCATCTTGCTGGTGGCGATCACCTGGGGTTCCAGCTACGTCGTTATGCAGACGGTAGGCAGCGCGGTGCCCGCGGCCGGCTTTCTCGCGCTGCGTTTCGCGGCGGCGATACCGGTCATCGCGCTGCTCGCATTACGCACGCTGCCTCAGCTCACCTCGTCCGAGGTGCGCAACGGCATCGCGTTCGGGTTCATGCTGTACGGCATTCTGATCTTGGAAACAATTGGCGTACTGCATACCTCGGCCGCCAACTCCGGCTTTCTGATCACCGTTTCCGTGGTGCTCGTGCCGGTCCTCGAGCGTGTGCTCAGTCGCCGGGCACAACCGCTTCCGGTCTATCTCGCGACGGTCACCGCGCTTGCCGGCTGCGGTCTGTTGCTGTTGTCGAAGGGTGGATTCCATCCGCAGAGCGGAGATTTGATCATTCTGGCCGCGGCGATGATCAGGGCCACGCAGATCACCCTGTTCGGCCGCAGTTCCGAAGGTCAGAATCAGTCGCTGGTGAATATCACCCTGATCGAGTTCGTCGTGGTGCTGCTGCTGGCGACGGCGACCTCGGTACTGACGGGTGCGCCGATGTGGCGCCTGGCCGGCGCGGTGAGCGGATCGAATTGGTTGCTGATCGTCTATCTCGGCGTGATCGGCACGTCGTTCGCGTTCTTCGCCCAGCTCCGTGGCGCCCGCCGGACGAGCTCCACCCGGGTCGGCTTGATTCTCTGTACAGAGCCGGTCTTTTCGACCCTTTTCGCGGTGCTGGTGGCCGGTGAGCAGCTCACCGTGGTGCAGTGGATAGGCGGCGCGCTGGTGGTCGGTTCCGCGATCGTCGGCCGCAGTCTCGAAGGGGCACGGAAAGTTCCCGCCCGCGTCGTCGCCGAACCGAGCCGTCATCCGTTGCGGACCGGGCCCGACACCACCGGATCCGGACCGTAA